One Clostridium sp. CM027 genomic window carries:
- a CDS encoding desulfoferrodoxin, which yields MTELRQIYKCDVCGNIVEVVHNAGGTLVCCGKPMTLKVENTQDAAAEKHVPVIEKIEGGIRVKVGAVEHPMLEEHHIEFIEVHTENKVYRKYLKLGDKPEAEFKLEEKVVFVREYCNLHGLWKA from the coding sequence ATGACTGAATTAAGACAAATTTACAAATGCGATGTATGTGGAAATATAGTTGAAGTTGTTCATAACGCTGGCGGAACTTTAGTATGTTGTGGAAAACCAATGACACTTAAAGTAGAAAATACTCAGGATGCAGCAGCTGAAAAACATGTTCCCGTAATTGAAAAAATAGAAGGTGGAATTAGGGTTAAGGTTGGAGCAGTTGAGCACCCAATGCTTGAAGAACATCATATTGAATTTATTGAAGTACACACAGAAAATAAGGTGTACAGAAAATACTTAAAACTAGGTGATAAACCAGAAGCAGAATTTAAGTTAGAAGAAAAAGTGGTATTCGTAAGAGAATACTGTAATTTACACGGACTTTGGAAAGCATAA
- the trpS gene encoding tryptophan--tRNA ligase, translating into MEENKKVIFSGIQPSGDLTLGNYLGAIKNWVKLQEEYECYFCVVDLHAITVKQEPKDLRRRTLEMLAIYIASGIDPEKNTMFIQSHVSAHSEAAWLLTCSTYMGELSRMTQYKEKSKNSESVGAGLLTYPVLMASDILLYQTNLVPVGKDQTQHLEIARDIAERFNKTYSDTFVIPEPYIGKSGAKVMDLQEPTKKMSKSGENVNGFILIMDPPEVIRKKVNRSVTDSLGVVKYNDEQLGVKNLMTILMAITGISIGEIEEKYEGLGYAQFKKDVAEAIVAELEPIQIKIKEYIGKKAYLEEIYKKGSEKANYVANKTLRKMQKKIGFIPR; encoded by the coding sequence TTGGAAGAAAATAAAAAGGTGATATTTAGTGGGATTCAACCTTCGGGCGACTTAACACTAGGAAATTATTTAGGAGCTATAAAAAATTGGGTTAAATTACAAGAAGAATATGAATGCTATTTTTGTGTGGTGGATTTACACGCGATTACAGTAAAGCAAGAACCAAAGGATTTGAGAAGAAGAACCTTAGAAATGTTGGCTATTTACATAGCTTCAGGTATTGATCCTGAGAAAAATACTATGTTTATTCAATCACATGTATCCGCACATAGTGAAGCTGCTTGGCTTTTAACTTGTTCTACTTACATGGGAGAATTAAGCAGAATGACTCAATACAAAGAAAAATCTAAAAACAGTGAGAGTGTAGGAGCAGGATTATTGACATATCCGGTGCTAATGGCATCAGATATTTTATTATATCAAACTAATTTAGTGCCTGTAGGAAAAGATCAAACTCAGCATCTTGAAATTGCCAGGGATATAGCTGAAAGATTCAATAAAACCTATAGTGATACCTTTGTAATACCTGAACCATATATAGGTAAATCGGGGGCTAAGGTAATGGATCTACAAGAACCAACTAAAAAAATGTCTAAATCAGGAGAGAATGTTAATGGATTCATTTTAATAATGGACCCACCGGAAGTTATAAGAAAGAAAGTAAACAGATCAGTTACAGATAGCTTAGGGGTTGTTAAGTATAACGACGAACAATTAGGCGTTAAGAACTTAATGACTATATTAATGGCTATAACTGGTATTTCTATAGGTGAAATAGAAGAAAAATATGAAGGATTAGGTTATGCTCAATTTAAAAAAGATGTAGCAGAAGCAATAGTTGCAGAACTTGAACCTATACAGATAAAGATTAAGGAATACATAGGGAAAAAAGCTTATTTAGAAGAAATTTATAAAAAGGGTTCGGAAAAAGCTAACTATGTGGCTAATAAGACACTAAGGAAAATGCAAAAGAAAATAGGATTTATACCAAGATAA
- a CDS encoding peptide chain release factor 3 → MADYIKEIEKRRTFAIISHPDAGKTTLTEKLLLYGGAIRLAGSVKARKASKHAVSDWMEIEKQRGISVTSSVMQFDYNNFCINILDTPGHQDFSEDTYRTLMAADSAVMIIDGAKGVEEQTRKLFHVCSIREIPIFTFINKMDRETRDIFELMEEIENEFGIRSYPINWPIGCGVDFKGVYDRRTKEIIVFDDGKHGQIEAKETKISINDEKAIELIGETLYEKLMEDMELLDVAGDEFDLDKVAKGELTPVFFGSASTNFGVEPFLDNFLQLTSAPLPRNSSIGKIDVFSKGFSAFVFKIQANMNKAHRDRMAFMRICSGEFQKGMDVYHVQGGNKIKLAQPQQFLAQEREIVDTAYAGDIIGVFDPGIFSIGDTICSSSNKFEFEGIPTFAPEHFARVRTVDTMKRKQFIKGVTQIAQEGAIQVFKELHIGIEQIIVGVVGVLQFEVLEFRLKNEYNVDIKIERLAFKHIRWIEKCNIDIDKEKLNLTSDARIVKDLKDRNLLVFQNEWGISWATEHNKGLILSDIGKDKD, encoded by the coding sequence TTGGCGGATTACATAAAAGAGATTGAAAAAAGAAGAACATTTGCTATAATTTCCCATCCGGATGCTGGTAAAACTACACTGACGGAAAAATTATTATTATATGGGGGCGCAATAAGGCTTGCAGGTTCAGTTAAAGCTAGAAAAGCGTCTAAACATGCAGTTTCTGACTGGATGGAAATAGAGAAACAAAGAGGTATTTCTGTTACATCTTCAGTTATGCAATTTGATTATAATAATTTTTGTATAAATATACTTGATACACCAGGTCACCAAGACTTTAGTGAAGATACTTACAGAACCCTCATGGCAGCGGATAGTGCTGTAATGATTATTGATGGTGCAAAAGGGGTCGAGGAACAAACAAGAAAGCTATTTCATGTTTGTAGCATTAGAGAAATACCTATTTTTACATTTATTAATAAGATGGATAGAGAAACTAGAGATATATTTGAACTTATGGAAGAAATAGAAAATGAATTTGGAATTAGATCTTATCCAATAAATTGGCCTATAGGTTGTGGGGTAGATTTCAAAGGGGTTTATGATCGACGTACAAAGGAAATCATTGTTTTTGATGATGGAAAGCATGGCCAAATAGAAGCTAAAGAGACAAAAATAAGTATTAACGATGAAAAGGCAATCGAACTTATTGGTGAAACATTATATGAAAAGCTTATGGAAGATATGGAGCTTTTAGATGTAGCAGGGGATGAATTTGATTTGGACAAAGTTGCTAAAGGAGAACTTACTCCGGTGTTCTTTGGAAGTGCTTCAACTAATTTTGGAGTTGAGCCTTTTTTAGATAACTTTTTACAATTAACTTCAGCGCCGTTACCAAGAAATTCAAGTATAGGGAAAATTGATGTTTTTAGTAAGGGCTTTTCTGCCTTTGTATTTAAAATTCAGGCTAATATGAATAAAGCTCACCGGGATAGGATGGCGTTTATGAGAATTTGTTCTGGAGAGTTCCAAAAGGGCATGGATGTTTATCATGTACAAGGCGGTAATAAAATAAAATTAGCACAACCTCAACAATTTTTAGCACAAGAGAGAGAAATAGTGGACACGGCTTATGCAGGAGATATTATTGGAGTTTTTGATCCAGGTATATTTAGCATAGGAGACACCATATGTTCTTCTTCAAATAAATTTGAGTTCGAAGGAATACCAACTTTTGCGCCAGAACATTTTGCAAGGGTGAGAACTGTTGATACCATGAAGAGAAAGCAATTTATAAAGGGCGTTACACAAATAGCTCAAGAAGGCGCAATCCAAGTATTTAAGGAACTTCATATAGGGATTGAACAAATCATAGTTGGGGTTGTAGGAGTACTTCAGTTTGAAGTATTAGAGTTCAGACTTAAAAATGAATATAATGTAGATATTAAGATAGAAAGGTTAGCATTTAAACATATAAGATGGATTGAAAAGTGTAATATAGATATAGATAAAGAAAAACTCAACTTGACTAGTGATGCTAGGATAGTTAAAGACCTTAAGGACAGAAACCTATTAGTATTCCAAAATGAGTGGGGTATTAGCTGGGCGACAGAGCATAATAAAGGCTTGATTTTATCAGACATTGGTAAAGATAAGGACTAA
- a CDS encoding DUF5670 family protein has protein sequence MTFLRWLGGFVVLFWLMGVLFSIGGSLINILLVVAAIVFVIDVLSSRKRNM, from the coding sequence ATGACCTTTTTACGTTGGTTAGGTGGATTTGTAGTGTTATTTTGGTTAATGGGAGTTCTTTTCAGCATAGGTGGAAGTTTAATTAATATCCTGCTAGTAGTTGCTGCGATTGTATTTGTAATTGATGTTCTATCTAGCAGAAAAAGAAACATGTAA
- a CDS encoding ECF transporter S component: MENRISPIKTIDIVQISLMAAITFIAASVIHIPTFMGVLHLGDSMIFLSAILFGRKKAAISSAVGMCLFDLLNGYTMWAPFTLIIKGTMGYIAGTIAYRKNYNGNKFSNNIFAFVVAGIWMIAMYYLGGAIILTFISKEFALKQALIISLKDIPTNVFQVVGGIALALPLITALKSKISR, encoded by the coding sequence ATGGAAAATAGAATATCACCAATTAAAACTATTGACATAGTACAAATTAGTCTAATGGCGGCGATTACGTTTATAGCTGCTTCGGTTATACATATACCTACTTTTATGGGTGTACTTCATTTAGGAGATAGTATGATTTTTTTATCAGCTATATTATTTGGAAGAAAAAAAGCAGCAATATCCTCTGCTGTTGGTATGTGTTTATTTGATTTATTAAATGGATATACCATGTGGGCACCATTTACACTCATTATTAAAGGTACAATGGGGTATATTGCTGGAACAATTGCCTATAGAAAAAATTATAATGGAAATAAATTTTCAAATAATATCTTTGCTTTTGTTGTAGCAGGGATTTGGATGATTGCGATGTATTATTTAGGGGGAGCTATTATACTAACATTTATTTCTAAGGAATTTGCACTTAAACAAGCCTTAATTATTTCTTTAAAGGACATACCTACTAATGTTTTTCAAGTAGTAGGAGGTATTGCTTTAGCATTACCTTTAATAACAGCTTTAAAAAGCAAAATTAGTAGATAA
- a CDS encoding endospore germination permease — protein MDKLNTKHLMFIIWGTCIVAMKTYPNVFIINGGRDSWISVTIASIILLFYFIYLIFVCKKCNCYDMDKIYHKALGKTMGDIFLILFIITLIVSLIESCSVESNALHLNLLSDTPPWFFLLFIIIPAVYITKKGTRAITIVTILVICLTMIAGINLAILTAKYKKFSHLLPIMADGVTPSFILSIIKALGCYGSIAVCIPFLSRVTNKSKITKHCVIAILIVIQMEIFANIGVLSTFGVVRALEINYPKLIQTQLVDYFGFIEGGEFYVMLQMVGGWFIKYVLELTAIMILLKKLSFSNKYWIYIITLFVFIISYFISAKVVLLYKFLNLYVYFSVIGFMLIPTIIFTVFYFKSKKSARN, from the coding sequence ATGGATAAGCTAAATACAAAACATTTAATGTTCATAATTTGGGGAACCTGCATTGTAGCAATGAAAACTTACCCCAATGTATTCATTATAAATGGAGGTAGAGATTCCTGGATTTCCGTCACTATTGCTTCTATTATTTTATTATTTTATTTTATTTATTTGATTTTTGTTTGTAAAAAATGCAATTGCTATGATATGGACAAAATATACCATAAAGCCTTAGGTAAAACCATGGGAGACATCTTTTTAATTTTATTTATCATAACTTTAATTGTCAGCTTAATAGAGAGTTGCTCTGTAGAATCAAATGCCTTGCATCTAAATCTGCTTTCAGATACTCCTCCTTGGTTTTTTCTCTTGTTTATAATAATACCCGCCGTTTATATTACAAAGAAGGGTACTAGAGCGATAACTATAGTTACTATTTTAGTTATTTGTCTTACTATGATAGCCGGGATAAACCTAGCAATTCTTACAGCTAAATATAAAAAGTTTAGTCACCTACTTCCTATAATGGCGGATGGCGTCACTCCCTCTTTTATTTTATCTATAATAAAGGCCCTTGGATGTTACGGTAGTATAGCTGTTTGTATCCCATTTTTGTCTAGGGTAACTAATAAGTCAAAAATCACAAAACATTGCGTTATTGCAATATTAATAGTAATACAAATGGAGATTTTCGCAAACATAGGCGTTTTAAGTACCTTTGGCGTAGTTAGAGCCTTGGAGATTAACTATCCTAAACTCATACAAACTCAGTTAGTTGATTATTTCGGGTTTATAGAAGGAGGGGAGTTTTATGTAATGCTTCAAATGGTAGGCGGCTGGTTTATAAAATATGTATTAGAGCTAACCGCTATCATGATTTTATTAAAAAAGCTTTCCTTCTCTAATAAATATTGGATATACATTATTACTTTATTTGTATTCATAATCTCCTATTTCATTTCCGCTAAAGTAGTATTATTATATAAATTTTTAAATCTTTACGTCTATTTTTCTGTAATAGGCTTTATGTTAATACCAACAATAATTTTCACTGTATTTTACTTTAAAAGTAAAAAAAGCGCTAGAAACTAA